Within Nocardioides rotundus, the genomic segment CGCCGACGACGTGTTCGTGATGCGCGCCGGCTCCACGGTCGCATACCGCGAGACCGAGGGGACCACCGGCCAGGACCTGGTCTCGCTGGTCACCGGCGCCACCGTCGACCCGCTCGAGACCCACCACCCCTCTAGCCCGCTCACCCCCGACGACGTGAAGGAAGCCCCCTGATGACCAACCCCCTCGGACTGCACGCCCTCGTGTGGGTCGGCGACTGGACTCCCGAGTCGGCCCGCCACGCGATCTCCTCGACGGCGGGCCTCGGATTCGACCTCATCGAGGTGCCGCTGCTGGACCCGACGGCGGTGGACGCCGCGATGACGCGCTCGCTACTGGAGGAGTACGGCCTCGGGGCCGCCTGTTCGCTGGGGCTCGACCCCAGCGCGGACGTCTCCAGCGAGGACCCGGCCGTGGTGTCCCGGGGTCGTGACCTCCTGGCCAACGCTGTGGATGCCGCTGCGGGCATGGGCGCGAGCGACCTGTGCGGTGTGCTGTATTCGGTGCTCGCGAAGTACCCCAGCCCCCTCTCGCCGCGCTCGCGGGACAACGTCGTCGAGTCGATGGCCTGGCTCGCTGAGCGGGCCGCCGGCAGCGGCCTGCGCGTCAACCTCGAGGTGGTCAACCGCTACGAGACCAACGTGGCCAACACCACCGCCGAGATGCTGTCGCTGATCGAGGACACCGGCGCCGACCTCGGCGTGCACCTGGACACCTACCACGCCAACATCGAGGAGAACGGCTTCGTCGAACCGGTCCAGCAGGCCCACGACGCGGGCCGGTTGCGCTACGTCCACATCGGCGAATCCCACCGCGGCTACCTCGGCACCGGGTCGATCGACTTCGACACCTTCTGCGGCGCGCTACGCGACGTCGGCTACGACGGGCCGGTCGTCTTCGAGAGCTTCAGTAGCGCCGTGGTCCACCCGACCCTGTCGAACCAGCTGGCCGTGTGGCGCAACCTGTGGGACGACAGCGCCGACCTCGCCAAGCACGCCCACGCATTCCTCGCCGAGCGCCTGCGCGGCTGAGCCATCCATGACCACTCCGGAGGCCTGGCTCGGAGTCGACCTCGGCACCAGTTCGCTCAAGGTGCTCGCGGTCGGTGCCGCCGGGGCGCTGCTCGATGAGCGCGAGGCAGCCTTCGCCATCGATCGGCCGCGGCCGGACCAGGCGGAGGGCGATCCGGAGGCGTGGGCGAACGCCGCGGTCGCCGCGGTCGACGAGCTCGCCGGCCGGTTCCGGGTACGCGGCCTCGGGCTGACCGGCCAGATGCACGGCACCGTGCTGCTCGACGAGCATGGCCGTGCACTGCAGCCCGCGGTGCTGTGGCCCGACGCGCGAGCCGCCAGCCTGATGTCGCGGTGGCAGGCGCTGGGGCCCCGGGCGCTGGGCCGGCTCGGCGGACCGTGGGCGCCCGGGATGACGGGGCCGGTGCTTTCGTGGCTGGCCGAGCACGAGCCGGACGTCGTCGCGCGCGCCGAGCGGGTGGCGCTGCCAAAGGACTACCTGCGCGAGCAGTGGGTGCCCGGAGCTGGCCCGACCGACCCCAGCGACGCCTCCGGCACGCTGCTGTGGGACGTCCCCGCCGGGGCGTGGCTGGCCGAAGCAGACGCCCTCGTGCCGGCGCGATTGCTCCCCGACGCGAGCGGGTCGGACGCGATGGCCGGCACATGGCGGGACGTGCCGGTGCACGTCGGCGGTGGCGACACTCCGGTCTCGCTGCTCGCCCTGGAACGCGCCGTCGGCGGGTGGCGGCCCGGCGATGTCGTGGTCAACCTCGGCACCGGGGCGCAGGTGATCGACCCGGGGGCCGCCCCGCCGGGCGGCTCCGGATGGCCGGTCGCACACACGTACGCCGACGTGTCCGGCGGGCACTACGCGATGGTGGCGGCCCAGAACGCGGGCCTCGCGCTCGACTGGGTGCAACAGCGGCTCGAGGTGCCGTGGGACGGCTTGATGGAGTTGGCCACCGCCGCGCCCGCCGGCGCCGCCGGGGTGCTGTTCGCCCCCTTCCTGACTCTCGAGCGCGGCGCCCTGGCGACCACCGTCGGTGCGGGTTGGAGCCCGGAGCACGCCGCTCGCGCGTTGCGGGCTCGCGCCGCGCTCGAGGCTCAGGCGTTCTTGGTCCGCCGCTCCGCGGAGCTGCTGGCGAGACAGGCCGAACGCGTCCTCCTCGTCGGCGGCGGTGCCCGGGATCCGCGGGTCCGCCAACTCCTCGCCGACATCTTGGGTCGGCCCGTGCACCACGTGCCGATGCGCAGCGCGGCCGCCGCCGGCGCGGTGCTGCTGGCCGGCGGCCCAAGCCTCGCCTCGGGCGGCGAGGTGCAGGTCTCTGAACCTGTGCCGAGCGCCGCGCTGGAGGATGCCTACGCCCGCTGGACGGCGTACGCCTTCGGGTAGCCACGACCCACCCCCAACCCCCAACAGCCGCCCACCACTGGTCAATGACGTCGAAACCCCCCGCCGACGGCGACACCGGCAAGTTCCTGCTCATCGACTTCCGCTGAGCGGGGTCAGGTCACACCCTTGACGCGTGCCGTCCAGTACGTCGGCTGACGCTTCGCATGTGCGACTGCAAGGATCCACAACGTTTCGTCGACCACCACGAAGACGATGCTGTACTCATGGAACCGTCTCAACCCAATGCGGCGGACTTCTGGCTCTTCGGGTAGTTCAGGGTGCACGAACCGCTTCGGGACTCGCGGATGACCGACCGCGACCCCAACGGCCCGGAACACCTCGACGACCAACTGGTGCCAGCCCAGGCTCCCGCTCTTCGTACCAGTCATGGCCATGCTGAAGGTCATCGAGGGCCTCGGGAACCCAGCGCGGCTCCCGGTTCACAAACCGAAGCGCTGACGAACGGCGCTGTCGGGGACCCCCCGGGTCGTCCCATCGACCACGCCCTCGAGCCGCTGCGCGACCTCGGACGCCCACGCCGCGTCAACCTCGGCGGGATCGTCGTAGGGACCGTCAGCCTCGACCCACAGGTCGTGCGCGAGTTGCAGCTGCTCCTCGCGCGACAGCCTGCGCGCCTGCTCCATCACCTCGGCTGCGGTCATGGCCACAGTCTAAGCCGGCGCCCGGACGGTCCACGCCGATCGATCTCCGCGGACCCGCCCCGCGCGGCTCGCGCCGGGCCGTGCGCGACCGGACCGGGCACGAACCACGGAGTATCCGTGCGATCCAGCCGCACCGACCCGCATGGTTGCGCGGTCTCCGGCCGCGACCGCGCGACTTCCTGGGTGGTTCGTGCACGCCCCCGGCGGCCGAGGCGGCACAACGCTCGCGAGGTCGCGGGTAGGTTGCCCCCTATGTGGCCCCGGACCCGCCGCGCGCACCTCGGCACCGAGGCCGACCGCGCCACCTTCCGGACGCTGCACACTGCCAACCTGGCCGGCCCGCCGCTGCGCGAGGGGCTCACCAGCGCGGCGGCCGAGCGGAGCATCAAGCACCTGCACGCCCTGCTGGGGACGCCCGCCGTCGCGCTCACCGGCCGCAACGGGGTGCTCGCCTGGGAGGGGCTGGGCCAGCGGGACCACGCGCCCACCGCCGCCGTCCTCGCCGGCGAGGCGGTCGAGCAGGAGGGCATGCTGCCGCCCCGGGCCCTCACCTGCGAGGACCCCGGATGCCCGCTGCGCCAGGCGATCGTCGCCCCACTGGTCGTGGAGGAGACGGTGCTCGGCACCCTCCAGGCGTTCGCCCCCTACGCCACAGCCGGGCTGATGCGCGCCACCGACGAGGTGGCCCAGTGGGTGTCGGGGCAGTTGGAGCTGGCGGAGTTGGACGCGAGCCGCACCCGGCTGGTCGAGGCCGAGCTGCGCGCCCTGCGCGCCCAGATCAGCCCGCACTTCGTCTACAACTCCCTGGGGGCGATCGCCAGCTTCGTCCGCACCGACCCCGACCGGGCGCGGGAGCTGCTGCTGGAGTTCGCCGACTTCACCCGCTACTCCTTCCGCCGGCACGGCGAGTTCACCACCCTGGCCGAGGAGCTGCGCAGCATCGAGCGCTACCTGCTGCTGGAGCAGGCCCGCTTCGGCGACCGACTCCGGGTCACGCTGCGCGTCGCGCCGGAGGTGCTGCCGGTGCACATCCCCTTCCTGTGCCTGCAGCCGCTGGTCGAGAACGCGGTCCAGCACGGGCTGGAGGGCCGGCCCGACGGCGGCCACATCGCCATCGTCGCCGAGGACCGCGACCAGGAGGCGGTCATCGCGATCGAGGACGACGGCGAGGGCGAGGACCCCGAGCGGGTACGCCGCGTCCTGGCCGGCGAGTCCGACGGCGACTCCGTCGGGCTGGGGAACGTGGACGAGCGGCTGCGGCGCACCTTCGGCGACGAGTACGGTCTGGTGGTCGAGACCGCGCCCGGCGCCGGCACGAAGGTCACGGTGCGGGTGCCGAAGTACGCCCCCGGAGTGCACGCATGACCCTCCAGCCCCTCCTGCGGGTGCTCGTCATCGACGACGAGCCGCCCGCCCTGGACGAGCTCGCCTTCCTCCTCGCCCGCGACCCGCGGGTCGGCGACGTGCTCACCTCCGACTCGGCGACCGAGGCGCTGCGGATGCTGCACGAGGAGCGGGTCGGCGCGGTCTTCCTGGACATCTCGATGCCGGGGCTCACCGGGCTGGAGCTGGCCCAGGTGCTGGCCCGCTTCAAGGAGCCGCCGCCGGTCGTGTTCGTCACCGCGCACGAGAAGCACGCGGTGGACGCCTTCGAGCTCAACGCCGTCGACTACGTGCTCAAGCCGGTGCGGGAGGACCGGCTCGCCGAGGCGGTACGACGCGTGGTCGAGGGCGCCGCCCGGCCCGCGGCCTCCGGCGACGAGCAGATCGCCGTGGAGCTCGGCGGCCGGACCCGCTTCGTCTCGCGCGCGGACGTCACGCACGTGGAGGCGCAGGGCGACTACGCCCGGCTGCACACCTCCAGCGGCAGCCACCTGGTCCGCACCCCGCTGAGCGCGCTGGAGCAGGAGTGGCACGACGCCGGCTTCGTCCGGATCCACCGCTCCCTGCTGGTGGCGCTGCCGCACGTGGAGGAGATCCGCACCGAGGGCGGGCGCTGCACGGTGCTGGTCGCCGGGGAGGAGCTGGTGGTGAGCCGCCGGCACACCCGCGAGCTGCGCGACCTGCTGGTCCGGCGCAACCGTCCGGGGGCGGAGCGGTGAGCGAGCAGCCGCCGGAGCGGGTGCGGGTGACCTCGCCGCGCACCGGCGACCGCGCGCGCCGGCGTACTCCCCTGTCGGCCGCCACCGAGATCGACGCCCAGACCGAGGTCGGGCTGCTCTTCCTCGGCTCCCTGCTGCGCACCCAGCTGCGGCTGGCGCTCGGGGTGCTGCTGCTCCTGGTGCTGACCGTCGGCAGCCTGCCGGTGCTGTTCGGCGTCTTCCCCGACGTGGCGGCCGTGCGGGTGCTGGGGATGCCGCTGGCGTGGGTGGTGCTCGCGTTCGGCGTCTATCCCCTGCTGCTGCTCCTCGGGGTGCTCTTCGTCCGCCGGGCCGAGCGCAACGAGGACGCGTTCGCCGACGTGATCGAGGGCCCGTGAACCAGGCCGCCGGCATCACCGCCGTCGCCGTGGTCTCGGTGCTGACCCTGGCGATCGGCGCGTGGGGGCTGCGGTTCTCCCGG encodes:
- a CDS encoding sugar phosphate isomerase/epimerase family protein: MTNPLGLHALVWVGDWTPESARHAISSTAGLGFDLIEVPLLDPTAVDAAMTRSLLEEYGLGAACSLGLDPSADVSSEDPAVVSRGRDLLANAVDAAAGMGASDLCGVLYSVLAKYPSPLSPRSRDNVVESMAWLAERAAGSGLRVNLEVVNRYETNVANTTAEMLSLIEDTGADLGVHLDTYHANIEENGFVEPVQQAHDAGRLRYVHIGESHRGYLGTGSIDFDTFCGALRDVGYDGPVVFESFSSAVVHPTLSNQLAVWRNLWDDSADLAKHAHAFLAERLRG
- a CDS encoding FGGY family carbohydrate kinase, which codes for MTTPEAWLGVDLGTSSLKVLAVGAAGALLDEREAAFAIDRPRPDQAEGDPEAWANAAVAAVDELAGRFRVRGLGLTGQMHGTVLLDEHGRALQPAVLWPDARAASLMSRWQALGPRALGRLGGPWAPGMTGPVLSWLAEHEPDVVARAERVALPKDYLREQWVPGAGPTDPSDASGTLLWDVPAGAWLAEADALVPARLLPDASGSDAMAGTWRDVPVHVGGGDTPVSLLALERAVGGWRPGDVVVNLGTGAQVIDPGAAPPGGSGWPVAHTYADVSGGHYAMVAAQNAGLALDWVQQRLEVPWDGLMELATAAPAGAAGVLFAPFLTLERGALATTVGAGWSPEHAARALRARAALEAQAFLVRRSAELLARQAERVLLVGGGARDPRVRQLLADILGRPVHHVPMRSAAAAGAVLLAGGPSLASGGEVQVSEPVPSAALEDAYARWTAYAFG
- a CDS encoding addiction module protein, which translates into the protein MTAAEVMEQARRLSREEQLQLAHDLWVEADGPYDDPAEVDAAWASEVAQRLEGVVDGTTRGVPDSAVRQRFGL
- a CDS encoding sensor histidine kinase, which produces MWPRTRRAHLGTEADRATFRTLHTANLAGPPLREGLTSAAAERSIKHLHALLGTPAVALTGRNGVLAWEGLGQRDHAPTAAVLAGEAVEQEGMLPPRALTCEDPGCPLRQAIVAPLVVEETVLGTLQAFAPYATAGLMRATDEVAQWVSGQLELAELDASRTRLVEAELRALRAQISPHFVYNSLGAIASFVRTDPDRARELLLEFADFTRYSFRRHGEFTTLAEELRSIERYLLLEQARFGDRLRVTLRVAPEVLPVHIPFLCLQPLVENAVQHGLEGRPDGGHIAIVAEDRDQEAVIAIEDDGEGEDPERVRRVLAGESDGDSVGLGNVDERLRRTFGDEYGLVVETAPGAGTKVTVRVPKYAPGVHA
- a CDS encoding LytR/AlgR family response regulator transcription factor, whose amino-acid sequence is MTLQPLLRVLVIDDEPPALDELAFLLARDPRVGDVLTSDSATEALRMLHEERVGAVFLDISMPGLTGLELAQVLARFKEPPPVVFVTAHEKHAVDAFELNAVDYVLKPVREDRLAEAVRRVVEGAARPAASGDEQIAVELGGRTRFVSRADVTHVEAQGDYARLHTSSGSHLVRTPLSALEQEWHDAGFVRIHRSLLVALPHVEEIRTEGGRCTVLVAGEELVVSRRHTRELRDLLVRRNRPGAER